ATCCCACACTATTACCGTACGATCCTGTGAAGAAGAGTAGATGCGGTCCTCGCCACCCCACTTCACACATGTGACGCACGACTGATGACCAGATAAGGAGCGCTCCAGTCCCGTTGCCATGTTCCACATCTTTAACGACGCGTCCTTGCTCGCGGAGACGAAGCGGTCGCACTGCGGgttgcggtgcagcggctccCACGAGACATGAGACACGTACTGGGTGTGCGCCTTGTGCTTCTTGCACTTAAAATTGCCGTACTCACCGTTATGCGTCCAGTTGGCTAGAATCCCATCCTTGCTTCCACTCACCAAGTAACGTCCGTCTGGAGACCACGAGAGCACCTGCACCCAGCTTGTGTGCGCCTTGAGCTCCTCCACGGGAGTGAGGGTGTTCATGTCCCAAATACGAATCTCCTTGTCGCCGCCACCCGTAGCCAACACCTGGCTGTCTGGAGAAAAGGACACCACCAGCACGGCCTCGCTGTGGCCGTCCAGTGTACCAGCACAGCGCGTCACAGGACGAACGCGAAACACTGCTTGCGGCTTGTACATAATCTCCACCACCGTTTCCTCCGGTGCAGCAAACTCGAGCTTCTCAACATCCTGCGgacgcacgcgccgcccCTCCTTCAGCATTCGCGCCACGTACTCGTCCTTCTGCCTCCTGAAAAGGATGTCCTGGACGCTCCTGTTGATTTGCTCGCCGTCAATGAAAAAAGCGTACGGGATCGTTTTCGCCTCTTCATCTTGCAGTAGTGACGACAGAAGCTCATCGAGTTGCTTCGGCGTCGCAGACGCGGGGAGCAGGATTTGAGTGCTGCTTGGCGTCCCGTGCTCATCCAAAAGTTGTACCATGATTTTCGGCGCCGTGTCGCCGTCTTCGTCGCTGTGCAGCTCCACCTCGCAAACAACGTCGCGCTTCTGCTTCTTCCGCACTGGCATGACTGCGCACCTTCCACAacggcaccgcagcagccagtaCTGGAGCTAGTAGCGATTCACCACGAAATGGACAAGACCAGCTGCCACCTGGCGATGCTGTTTTAtaagaaaaagaaggcggACATAAGTATAGGCGTGTGGGACAGGgatcgtgtgtgtgtgggggggggaggagggggggaacCGCATAAAAGCCGGGAGCGAAGGAGCAAACAAGTCGAGAGTAGAATAAAAGCGGAGGATGGACGGATAAACGCATGTAAGCAtgaagagagaggtgcgctGCGAATAGCATGTGATACATTCAGGATGGAAGAAacgatgctgctgcagggaGGTTACCGCCAACAGGCAGGAGTTGGGTGAAAGCGAGAGCGACACAGACGGTGCGAGAAACCGAGAAATAAAATTCTCAAAAGGCGCGggtctttttctttctcctgCGTTGCTGCTTCTACTCTCCGTCATGACCACGATGCCACGAGGCGCGCGCTGTACCCCGTGACTCCTTCTCTGTACCTGAACCCCCCATCCCTTCCCTCGCTCGGTCAGCGTGCTCACAGTCATGGGAGAAAGGGTCAGCTGAGCGCAGAATAATGTCAAAACGATAAGACAAAACGCCGCACAGCTTCGCATAAGCACGACCTTTGCACCCATTAGTGACAACGGAAACAATATCAGAAGAAGCAGAGCCAGAGTATGAAGCGCACCACCGGCCCTTTGGCATGCCGCCTGCGGCGCAGGAACTCTCTTGTCGTCCAACCACGCCGCAACGCGAACATCTGAAATCCGAGAAGAGTGGTCAAGAATACGTCAAACACAAACACCAAAATCGCTCCAAAGTTTGTGATGGCGTCGCCGTACGCAAGGGCCCACAGTGCGTACTTGTACAAGAGGTAGCTGAGGTTTGCCACGCCGGTTACAAGACAGCACAAGAACAAACGCTTGTTAcgggcgccgacgcagtTGCCGATAAAGTAGCAATGGTGGTCCATCTGCTGGATGTGTGAGTCACAACGTCTGCAGTAAGAAATGCCGTCATGCCCTTCCGCCGCAGTATTACGGGAGGTGACCTGGGGAACACTAAAAACGCACGACGCGTACAAGAACGCGAAGAGCGCCACGAGGACGAGATAAGCAACATCCGAGGAGTGACACTGGACCAGCAGTGACAACTGCACATCTCGCAGATACGGCAGGTGGTCGACCAGGTCCCACACAAAAAAGAGCGGGTTGCAGGCGCGAGCATCAGCGTTTCCACCCGTCTTGGTACGAGCCACGAACATCACGATGTAATACTGCCACGCGAAGGAGAGAGTGACGAGGACGACATGTGCCCTGCCAAGGATGCGCGACCGAGTGTGCACCGACTGAGGCGCGTGCTGAGACCTGCACATGGCCTCACTCACAAAGCACTTGCCAAAAACGAAGTTGCCGAGCATCAAGATAGCCGGTAGGAACAGTGCCGCATACACCGCCCCCCACGACATGAGTGCATCCTCCCATGTCGTCATCGGGCCGGGTGAACTTTCGGTGGCCCTGAGAGACGTCAAAGATGATTGCCAAAGCGAGCAATTCACCCTCACCCGTTCTCCTCCGGCTTACCCTCTCCTTTTTGTTCTtgaccccccacccctccatGTCATGGAAAGGGGGCAAACGCATGCAACGTGAAGTCGAAGAAAGAAGGaagaaaacacaaaaaaggggaggaagaggtgaagGTCAGCCACCACCAGGTTGATGATCAtcggggggaaggggcaacAGTGACTGCAGTTCAACAAATTTCAAAGCGGTACAACTGCATGCTGACGGCGTTCGTTACCCCTAGCGAAATGTGGCTCGACCTGCTTGCTGTAACGAGCAGTACCCAATGATGCACGCCACGCCTCCACCGTCTACGACTGCTATTTcgctctttcctttttttctcgATCAGTTCTTGTGCACTCTCTGCTTGGTGCAAAGTCGCGCTTTCCCCAtcgcgcgctgctgaacgACTAGTCAGTATCGAACGTGGCCAAGCCGTGGAAGCATGACGGTAATCGTGGTGGGAAGTAACAGAGCAAGtaccgcggcagcggtgcggtcCTCTCGCccgaaggggggagggttaACCGCCGAGGATGAACCGCACGAGGGTGGACTGAGTCCTTAcccctcgtcctcgctgTTTCCGCGACCCACTCCGTGAAGACAGCCGGTGGCGGCCACGGATAGCTGCATGTCCCAGAATGCACAGAAGCAAAATAACATCGCTGAGGGACAAGTGCGATCGACCGCCAAAATGGAGGGAAGCCTCCTACAAGAAAATGAACAGCTGGCTGAGCGGGGAGCGAAAACAGTGCTgcgcagagaggaggagatgaagaTGCGACAGTGTTACATCACCGAGAAACTAGAAGCCCGGCCAAAGCAAAAGAAAGACGAAGATAAGATGCACTCACTCCATCTCGTCATCTCGCTTGCGCTTTCGACTACCGCTCCCTGGCTCGCGCACTGCGGTGATACCAACattctcctcctgctccgtcTTTGGCGCCGTCACGGTGCTCACATTCTCGGCAGCTAGGGTTTCCGAGAAAGATGCATACTTGGCAGCTGATGCGCTTAGTCTACCCATCCTTCGGAGAGTCTCTTTCGAGAGCAAAGTGGTGCCGAGGTCCTTTTCGTGCTCCCATGGCTGCGCCATCTCCTTAAAGAACCCCCGAGCAACCGCGACGGCCGCATCGACACTCAGATTGGTGTTGTTCTTCAGGCACTGCGCGATCCAGCGTGGAATCTTCTTCACCTTATCATTGAGCGCGAAGCGCTTATCGACCAGAAGCATCATCCCGTAGTCTGTCTTGTTGCGCAGCACCCGCCCAATGCACTGCGACGCCTGGCGCATTGCATCGAAGTTGCGAAACTCGCTTTCTGATATGCCAAGGCACACCTCCATCCAGtgcatccgctgccgcaggggCTCATCGTTCGGGGGCAGAAAGGGAACACCGAACATAACCACGGCACGACCGTAATGGCGATCGAAATCGATTCCCTCTGCGATCTTGCCGCGAGCAATCGACATGAATATGGCGCCGCGGCCAATGTCGCAAGCTCGGCGGTAGTTGGCGAGTGCAACCGACGTCTCCTCCACACCCTGAGTCTCGACAAAGATGAGCTTGTGCTTCGCCAGCTTCTGCAGAAACCCGGAGCTGTGCCAAGCAAGCAGCACCTCGCCCATGTACTGGTACCCTGTGAAGAAGCACACCATCCCATCAGGAACCGTCTTTGCCAGCTCGAGTAGCAGACTCTCATACGCCGATGTAACGAGCGCCTGCGCAGTTGGGTTCGTGCGCACCTTGAAACTGCTGGTGACCTCCTCAGCTGTGATGTTCACGCTCTCCGAGCTGCGGGTCACAATCACGGGCGCAATGCACTTGCGTGACAGGGTCATCTGAAACGACTTGGAGATGGCCGGGGTAAAGCCTAGGATTTTCGGATAAATGTCCATGGGCGAAAGTGTGCCGGAGGTGAGGATGACGCTGCGGTGCCGGGCGAAAGTGTCCCGAAGCGCCAGAGAGGCGTCCACGCAGACGGTGCGGATGACGGGATCTGGAATCTGCGGCCGCGTCGGGTCGAATGCCTCGCACACCACCACGAACCCCGGTTTCTCGTACCGGTCATCCGTGTAGTGCATGGAGAGGAGTGTGTACATCTGTGCGATAAGCGCTACCGGGCGGTACTTGCCGGCATTCGCGATTTGCAGCGTTGTCAGCAGCACCTTCAGGCGCCCCGACAAGTAGCGGAAATGGCTAATCTCCAGTGCGCATTCCTCTTTCAGCTTCGTGAGAAACGTCAGTGGGTCGGCCACGTATGTACGAGTGATGCGCGCCACAATACGATGCGTAAAGTCGACAAGACGCTGCATGAATGCGAGGAAGTGGTTGGCCTGGCGCAATGACGCGGGAATGGCACCCTCAGCTACGTTGGCTGGAATTGCAGGCGCCTCCACCAGTGCCCGCTGCTCCGGGTCGCGCGCCATCTCAGCCATAGCCAGCCCGTTCACGAGGCGGTCGTACTCATTCTGCAGCTGTTGCCGGTTCGTCGCCTTCAAATGGTCCAGCTCCTTGTTCAAGTCCTTCATGTTCTCCTTTGCGTCCAGGGAGTCTTTCTTCGTGAGGATGAGTGACATGGCCTCGATGCATACATCGTCCACGTTGTGGCCCTCGTCCATCACGACGATCGTGTTCTCGTTCAGGAACTCCTTCGTTACCTCCGACACTACGGGATCCACCATGTACAAATACGAGTGCACGATGATATCGACGATGGGGAGGGCCTTGCGCACCAGGTAGTAGGGACACACGTGGTGCTGCTCACCAAAGTCTTTCAAGTCGTCCAATGAGTGCACACCTGGAGGAAGCTCTAATGGTGCTTGAGCCAGCGTGTCATAATACCCGCATCGCCGTTCCTGCTGCCACGGAGCCGTGATCGAGCGACAGCCGGCGTCCACCTCGTCCGGGTGTATACGCGAGGCGACGCTAGTCTCAATGCACaggtttttttttgctgaCAGACAGAGGCCACGCAGCGGTCGAAGCTGCTCGCCTTCCGCCTCCCAGTGTTTGAGCAGCTTTCGCATTTCGCCCATCGTCTTCACCATCTCCTCCACTGTTCGGGTGCAGTACACCACCTTCCGCTTCTCATGGGCGTGGTGATGCAGGTACGCCACCAAGATCGACAGCAGTGAGATTGTCTTGCCGGTGCCCGACGGCATCTCCAGCACCATGTGTCCTCCCTTGTCAAGACCGCGCTTCAGCTCCGTTATGTAGTCCAGCTGCTCCGGATAGATGTACTCGTACGGGAACACCACGAGCACATCCTCAACGTAGAGCTTCATGGCCAACCCATACACAACAAGTTCATATATACGTCGCACCCGGTCTGGAGGCGTTGCTGTCGCCTTCATGCAGCGCTCCTGTCCCTTTGCACTGCTGTGAGAGTGGACTGTGGACGCATCCACGGTGCAGGGGGTACAGGGGAATTCAATGCAATGGTGTTTGCCGGAAACGCAAAAAAAGGAAGGGAGTGAAGGGACGTGGTCCgacacgagagagaaaaacaagaACAAGAATACACACGAAAATGCGCATCGAGGGGCAATGAGGAGAAAGTCATCCGAGCAGCTCCTATGCAAGCTCCCTTTCGAGGGCAATcaatgcccccccccccacacacacacacagtggcGTGTACTTGTGTGCGTTTGTAAGGAacagggaggagagagaaacgacggcgcagctgatgttccactgctgttgctgttgcgcGAGACGACCTCAAACTGCAATCTCAGACGGCGGGTACTACAATCACACCGTCCTAGCAACGGCACCGCATTGTCTCGACAGTATCCATAGTCGACGCCACACCACACAACCTCCTGTATCCACGGCCCTTTGCCCCTTCCTTGtcggcgaaggcgaggaCCATCGTGCTTTGTTGTTCGAGTCACTTACAGCAGTGTCAGAAGTCGTACGATGAACACACAGTAAAAATTTGAAACAGtgccgagagagagagagagaggcaccaCCCTCCAGGCTCCGTGATTCCCATCTGCACGTATCCACTCAGACAATATAATGGTAGACGCCTTTGCTGCGAGGATCGCGGCTAATGTACTCTCGTCGGATCAGCTCCTCTATGCGCTGTTTGATCAGCTTGACATCCGGCGAAAATCGTGAGCTTAGCTGCTGCTGACACTGAAGAACTAGCTCCGCGTGGTCAAGGGAGCGACGCCCCTTCATAATACGCACTAGCGCTCCGTCGATGGCCGGCTTTCTGTCCTCTTCGACTTGCTTTGATATGTGCTCGCTTTCGCCAACGCTCACGCGCGCAAGCGACGGAGGAATTCGCATCCGCCGCGCTCTGCAGACAAAATCGTCGTTGACTGTAAGCTCGTCATCCATCTGTAAGAGCGCCTTCCCAGATTTCCTGGTGAGGATGCGGCAGCGAATGAGAGGCGGCAGGTATCGCTGGAGTGAGGCGAACGTAACATGGCAGCGGTCCCCAATCTGCTGGGGTGTGCATACTGGCGATGAGTTGAAGCACAGCAGAATCAACACTTGGATGCCGCACGCAAAAAACAACTGAGTGCCTTTCTTGAAAGAGCCCTGCAGTtcgccactgctgcactCGTGCGACCACGTCAGCACGCGGCCTGACTTACCCGCGAGATAGTCATCGCGAAGCGGTTCCAAGACACGCTGCAAGAATGACGGGACAACGATGTCGGGCTCGTCGGAAAGTCGAGATGGCCAGATTCCTTTCTTAGCAACAAGAAGTTCCACCTCGAATGTCCTGGGTACGTTCTTGCTCGCCAGCACCTCCATTGCACAAAAACTGTTGGACGTCTCCCAGTCGTGCAGCATGCTCTCCAAGCACGCGGTGCTGGTtgggccgcagcgctgccggaAGCGCTGGATGAGCGCGCGCTCATTCGCCTCGCTGAACTTTTTAATAGGCAAGAGAATGCGGTCAGCCATGTGCTCGCGAGACGTCGCTATGAAGCGATCACGCTCCGTCACATACGCTAAAGTGGCTACAATGCGATCCATCTCTGCGCTGGCTGGCCCCGCCTCTTGCTGGAAGAGGTGGTTCACATAGTGCGAGAGCCACTCACAGAAGGGCACGATGCGGCtttcaccaccgccgcagctgctcgtgacGGCAACGCCGTGGTTGTAGCATGCCTCGAGCCCCTCACGAACAGCCTTGGAGAGAGTGAAGTCGAGCTGGAAACAGCGCGACAGCAGTTGCGGGTACACCTCCTGCAAGTGCATCATCCCCGTGGTGTAGGCCACAATATCAACAGAAGCCTCCTCACCTTTGAACCTCTCGCACAGCTCCAGACCCTCAGCCTCGATTTCCTTCTTGATCAGGCCCGCGAGAAGTGCGATGCCAGATTCGCGCCTGGAGAAGAAACTGTTGCACATCTGCAGCTGGGCCTCGTCGCGGCTTCGCAACATCGCTAGAACACCGGAAGGCGAGTCCACTAGCTTCCGCCGTGTGACAGGGGAGTCGACAAGGGCAGCCTCGACGCACGTCATAATGCGCTCTTCATCCTGCGTGGAGAAGTAGCGACGGCATATGTTCCGCTCATGTGTGAGGGCATCGTGAACGGAGCGGAGGAAGACCGCCGCGTCGGCTACAGCATCCCACTCCTGCAAAAAACGCTCGTAGTCCCTCTTCGTCTTGTCCAAGTACGGCTCTAGAAATGCGGTAACGTAGATGGACTGAGTGTCCTCGATGTTCATGGAGGAAAAGAGTCCGATTGCCGTGGAGATCTGCTTTGCGTCGGTGCTCACAACGCGATCAGCCCTCTCTTTCAGAAGCAGTTTCTGCATAATCGAGCTCACTACGTCGGCATTCTTCTTGAAGACCTGCTCCAGAAAAATGCTCAGACCCACCTGCTGAAGCGACGGCTTTGAATGGTACACAATGTAGTACCGGGACAAGTATCCGAACGTCCGCATGTTCCATTTCATTAGGATCTTGTAGTGGTCCCACACGTCCAAAATCTTCTGAAAAAGCTCCTGTTCAGAGTCGCCGGAAAGGTCGCGGTATCGC
This Leishmania major strain Friedlin complete genome, chromosome 24 DNA region includes the following protein-coding sequences:
- a CDS encoding cullin-like protein-like protein; this translates as MLEEDRQALRKMKADFEALADRANSDFQGYNTFERRMNHYNTVYTAATRNTSKAAEYPGYDAGELLYMEYNEMLTTYLWRYRDLSGDSEQELFQKILDVWDHYKILMKWNMRTFGYLSRYYIVYHSKPSLQQVGLSIFLEQVFKKNADVVSSIMQKLLLKERADRVVSTDAKQISTAIGLFSSMNIEDTQSIYVTAFLEPYLDKTKRDYERFLQEWDAVADAAVFLRSVHDALTHERNICRRYFSTQDEERIMTCVEAALVDSPVTRRKLVDSPSGVLAMLRSRDEAQLQMCNSFFSRRESGIALLAGLIKKEIEAEGLELCERFKGEEASVDIVAYTTGMMHLQEVYPQLLSRCFQLDFTLSKAVREGLEACYNHGVAVTSSCGGGESRIVPFCEWLSHYVNHLFQQEAGPASAEMDRIVATLAYVTERDRFIATSREHMADRILLPIKKFSEANERALIQRFRQRCGPTSTACLESMLHDWETSNSFCAMEVLASKNVPRTFEVELLVAKKGIWPSRLSDEPDIVVPSFLQRVLEPLRDDYLAGKSGRVLTWSHECSSGELQGSFKKGTQLFFACGIQVLILLCFNSSPVCTPQQIGDRCHVTFASLQRYLPPLIRCRILTRKSGKALLQMDDELTVNDDFVCRARRMRIPPSLARVSVGESEHISKQVEEDRKPAIDGALVRIMKGRRSLDHAELVLQCQQQLSSRFSPDVKLIKQRIEELIRREYISRDPRSKGVYHYIV
- a CDS encoding zinc-finger multi-pass transmembrane protein, whose translation is MTTWEDALMSWGAVYAALFLPAILMLGNFVFGKCFVSEAMCRSQHAPQSVHTRSRILGRAHVVLVTLSFAWQYYIVMFVARTKTGGNADARACNPLFFVWDLVDHLPYLRDVQLSLLVQCHSSDVAYLVLVALFAFLYASCVFSVPQVTSRNTAAEGHDGISYCRRCDSHIQQMDHHCYFIGNCVGARNKRLFLCCLVTGVANLSYLLYKYALWALAYGDAITNFGAILVFVFDVFLTTLLGFQMFALRRGWTTREFLRRRRHAKGPVVRFILWLCFF
- a CDS encoding putative DNA excision repair protein — encoded protein: MKLYVEDVLVVFPYEYIYPEQLDYITELKRGLDKGGHMVLEMPSGTGKTISLLSILVAYLHHHAHEKRKVVYCTRTVEEMVKTMGEMRKLLKHWEAEGEQLRPLRGLCLSAKKNLCIETSVASRIHPDEVDAGCRSITAPWQQERRCGYYDTLAQAPLELPPGVHSLDDLKDFGEQHHVCPYYLVRKALPIVDIIVHSYLYMVDPVVSEVTKEFLNENTIVVMDEGHNVDDVCIEAMSLILTKKDSLDAKENMKDLNKELDHLKATNRQQLQNEYDRLVNGLAMAEMARDPEQRALVEAPAIPANVAEGAIPASLRQANHFLAFMQRLVDFTHRIVARITRTYVADPLTFLTKLKEECALEISHFRYLSGRLKVLLTTLQIANAGKYRPVALIAQMYTLLSMHYTDDRYEKPGFVVVCEAFDPTRPQIPDPVIRTVCVDASLALRDTFARHRSVILTSGTLSPMDIYPKILGFTPAISKSFQMTLSRKCIAPVIVTRSSESVNITAEEVTSSFKVRTNPTAQALVTSAYESLLLELAKTVPDGMVCFFTGYQYMGEVLLAWHSSGFLQKLAKHKLIFVETQGVEETSVALANYRRACDIGRGAIFMSIARGKIAEGIDFDRHYGRAVVMFGVPFLPPNDEPLRQRMHWMEVCLGISESEFRNFDAMRQASQCIGRVLRNKTDYGMMLLVDKRFALNDKVKKIPRWIAQCLKNNTNLSVDAAVAVARGFFKEMAQPWEHEKDLGTTLLSKETLRRMGRLSASAAKYASFSETLAAENVSTVTAPKTEQEENVGITAVREPGSGSRKRKRDDEME
- a CDS encoding putative notchless homolog — its product is MPVRKKQKRDVVCEVELHSDEDGDTAPKIMVQLLDEHGTPSSTQILLPASATPKQLDELLSSLLQDEEAKTIPYAFFIDGEQINRSVQDILFRRQKDEYVARMLKEGRRVRPQDVEKLEFAAPEETVVEIMYKPQAVFRVRPVTRCAGTLDGHSEAVLVVSFSPDSQVLATGGGDKEIRIWDMNTLTPVEELKAHTSWVQVLSWSPDGRYLVSGSKDGILANWTHNGEYGNFKCKKHKAHTQYVSHVSWEPLHRNPQCDRFVSASKDASLKMWNMATGLERSLSGHQSCVTCVKWGGEDRIYSSSQDRTVIVWDAGTGSPWCVLRGHAHWVNFLALSTDLVTRTGVFDHEDRKFSAREDMCAHARKRYDAVVTRFGGSERLVSCSDDNTMFLWNPQQSVTPVARMTGHQGVVFHIQFSPDGTMLASCSADKSVKLWNAEDGRFITTFRGHVAAVYHVSWSLDSRMLVSGSKDTTVKLWSVAKRELVEDMSGHSDEIYATDWSPDGQKVATGSKDKRVRIWVH